A single region of the Anaerococcus urinomassiliensis genome encodes:
- the istA gene encoding IS21 family transposase, translating to MYYQLELKDSKYFEIKNLNDLNKLKVFEEVLNIKVNFSEIAKDLGVDRRTVKKYYDGYNKTNTKEKASKIDPFIPLIRELLCDSSIQKFHYKTNLYQYLVDNYGLDVASSTFRHFIKNHEEFNQYFVKSNKISSSVRCMRYETAPGEQAQVDWKEDFTFLTTDIGYVSLNIFVFILGYSRYSIYYASLDKRQSTIFSFLSNAFEKLGGVPSVIVTDNLKTVMDKARSEYHKGEINSKFYEFAKDYGFKVQPCIVKRPRTKGKVESQMKILDELDAYQGKLSYKELIDKVGKINLRKNMSIHQGTSKTPISLLEKDKGSLKALPSKEIRSRYQNHQSIVKVNESSMISYKSNQYSLPTEYIGKTVTLQVEDNYLYLYDTTQLIVKHKITNKKLNYLKEHYQEITKKTMPYKDEVDIKKFSKENLKKIGALFDN from the coding sequence ATGTATTACCAATTAGAACTAAAAGATTCAAAATATTTTGAAATAAAGAATCTAAATGACTTAAATAAATTAAAAGTTTTTGAGGAGGTGTTAAATATTAAAGTCAATTTTTCAGAAATAGCAAAAGATTTAGGTGTTGATAGAAGAACTGTAAAGAAATACTATGATGGATACAATAAAACTAATACTAAGGAGAAGGCGAGTAAGATCGATCCTTTTATCCCCTTAATTAGGGAGCTTTTATGTGATTCTAGTATACAGAAGTTTCACTACAAAACTAACTTGTATCAATACTTAGTTGATAATTATGGTTTAGATGTTGCATCATCCACATTTAGACATTTCATAAAAAATCATGAGGAGTTTAATCAATATTTCGTTAAGTCTAATAAAATTAGTTCTAGTGTCAGGTGTATGAGATATGAAACTGCCCCAGGAGAGCAAGCACAGGTAGACTGGAAAGAAGATTTTACCTTTTTAACTACAGATATAGGTTATGTTAGCTTAAATATCTTTGTCTTTATCCTAGGATACTCTAGATACTCTATCTACTATGCAAGCTTAGATAAAAGACAATCAACCATATTTTCCTTTCTAAGTAATGCTTTTGAAAAATTAGGAGGAGTGCCCAGTGTAATAGTTACAGACAATCTAAAGACTGTTATGGATAAAGCAAGAAGTGAATATCACAAAGGTGAAATTAATTCTAAGTTTTATGAATTTGCTAAAGATTATGGATTTAAGGTTCAACCTTGCATAGTTAAAAGACCACGAACAAAAGGTAAAGTTGAAAGCCAAATGAAAATATTAGATGAGTTAGATGCTTATCAAGGAAAGCTATCATACAAAGAACTGATAGATAAGGTTGGAAAGATAAATTTAAGAAAGAATATGAGTATCCACCAAGGAACATCTAAAACTCCGATATCCTTGTTAGAAAAAGATAAAGGCTCCTTAAAAGCTCTTCCATCTAAAGAGATTAGGAGCCGATATCAAAACCATCAAAGCATTGTCAAAGTTAACGAATCTTCGATGATATCATACAAATCTAACCAATATTCTCTACCAACTGAATACATCGGAAAGACCGTAACACTACAAGTAGAAGACAACTACTTGTACCTGTATGATACCACACAATTAATAGTTAAGCATAAAATTACCAATAAAAAGCTAAACTATCTTAAAGAACATTATCAAGAAATAACTAAAAAGACAATGCCCTACAAAGATGAAGTAGACATAAAAAAATTCTCAAAAGAAAACTTAAAAAAGATAGGAGCCTTGTTTGACAATTAA
- the istB gene encoding IS21-like element helper ATPase IstB, producing the protein MTIKETSNYLRLKENLEYLKLKQFILHIDDQIADRNTSLVESLLKLTDYEVDTKRINAANQMVKTAAFPSLKDISTFDFSFQPSINERQIKDLCQLGFLENNENIVFLGSSGVGKTHLSISIGIEAARQRYSTYFIKCANLLENLKKAQDENRLEARLKHYASYKLLIIDELGYLPISEGDERLLFQLIDRRYEKKSTIVSTNINFSDWESIFYDTRIANAILDRILHHCTVIQIVGDSYRLKDIVNKE; encoded by the coding sequence TTGACAATTAAAGAAACCAGCAATTACCTAAGATTAAAAGAAAATTTAGAATACTTAAAATTAAAACAATTCATCTTACACATAGATGATCAAATAGCTGATAGAAATACATCTTTAGTAGAATCCTTGTTAAAATTAACGGATTATGAAGTAGATACAAAAAGAATAAACGCAGCCAATCAGATGGTAAAAACAGCAGCATTTCCTTCTTTAAAAGACATATCAACTTTTGATTTCTCCTTTCAACCTAGCATTAATGAAAGACAAATTAAAGATTTATGTCAATTAGGGTTTCTAGAAAACAATGAAAATATAGTATTTCTAGGATCGAGTGGAGTAGGCAAAACTCATTTATCAATATCAATAGGTATAGAAGCGGCAAGACAAAGATATTCAACATATTTTATCAAATGTGCAAATCTACTAGAAAATCTAAAGAAAGCTCAAGATGAAAATAGGTTAGAAGCAAGACTAAAGCATTACGCCTCTTACAAGCTTTTGATAATAGATGAATTAGGCTATCTGCCTATTAGTGAAGGAGATGAACGACTACTATTTCAACTAATAGACAGAAGATATGAGAAGAAATCAACAATAGTTTCAACTAATATTAATTTTTCAGATTGGGAAAGTATATTTTATGATACAAGAATAGCTAACGCTATACTTGATAGAATTCTTCATCATTGCACTGTTATTCAGATTGTAGGTGATTCCTATAGGCTAAAGGATATTGTTAACAAGGAGTAA
- a CDS encoding AraC family transcriptional regulator — protein sequence MSNTRLEGKFESHLDLSSLLTYEYEFESSNTKPMIHQQARFLLCTKGSGKITLNSKEYEVRKRSIILIVPWDITEITQVDEQLEFIKIVFNYSAFTDYLSDLEIFTEKSSSFYSAIEDNRIKYLDDIEFKSILRTMKKFRAEVGDISIYHTPNRDNFSRIYLLTLLVELTIEFLRSINVTEEIDSKKKTVNINEVLSYMYAHLADKLTLEKVSSVFFMSKSSMAKYLKESLNYTFKELLDDMKFSKSVDLLAYTSLTLSEIASEVGYNDDSHFINSFLQREKVTPSEFREDYLHTENRLKLFESDTKKDLIRYIENNFNDEELSISLVSKKFNMTTSSVNKILNFQFEKNFTEYLNYLRVTEAANLLKTTDDPIEDIAIKVGYNNSRTFRRAFNQILQITPSNFRKNINLQQYDGTIM from the coding sequence ATGAGTAATACACGTTTAGAAGGAAAATTTGAATCCCACTTAGATTTATCCAGTCTTCTGACATATGAATATGAATTTGAAAGCTCTAATACAAAGCCAATGATTCACCAACAAGCACGTTTTCTACTTTGTACAAAGGGTTCTGGGAAAATAACACTAAACTCAAAAGAGTACGAAGTAAGAAAAAGATCTATCATTTTAATAGTGCCTTGGGATATAACAGAAATCACACAAGTTGATGAACAATTAGAATTTATCAAAATTGTATTTAATTATAGTGCTTTCACCGATTATTTATCAGATTTAGAGATATTTACAGAAAAAAGCAGCTCTTTTTATTCAGCAATAGAAGATAATAGAATAAAATACTTAGATGACATCGAATTTAAGAGCATTCTTAGAACGATGAAAAAATTTAGAGCTGAAGTTGGAGATATTTCTATATATCATACACCAAATAGGGATAATTTTTCTAGAATTTATTTGCTAACATTATTAGTAGAATTGACGATTGAATTCCTTAGATCCATAAATGTGACTGAAGAAATTGATAGCAAAAAGAAAACAGTCAATATAAATGAAGTATTAAGTTATATGTACGCACATTTGGCCGATAAACTAACACTAGAAAAAGTATCATCAGTATTTTTTATGAGCAAATCTTCTATGGCCAAATATTTGAAAGAAAGTCTCAACTATACATTCAAAGAATTATTAGATGATATGAAATTTTCAAAATCAGTTGATTTGCTAGCCTATACATCGCTAACACTTAGTGAAATAGCAAGCGAAGTTGGTTACAATGACGACTCTCACTTCATAAACTCTTTCCTACAAAGAGAGAAAGTTACTCCAAGTGAATTTAGAGAAGATTATCTACACACAGAAAATAGACTAAAGCTCTTTGAATCTGACACTAAAAAAGATCTCATCAGATATATAGAAAATAATTTTAATGACGAAGAATTGTCCATTTCACTAGTATCTAAGAAATTTAATATGACAACTTCATCTGTAAACAAAATCCTAAACTTCCAATTTGAGAAAAACTTTACAGAATATTTAAACTATCTTAGAGTAACTGAAGCGGCAAATTTACTAAAAACTACCGATGATCCTATCGAAGATATAGCTATAAAAGTGGGATATAACAACAGCAGGACATTTAGGAGAGCATTTAATCAGATATTACAAATAACACCATCAAATTTTAGAAAAAATATAAACCTTCAACAATACGATGGAACTATAATGTAA
- the arcA gene encoding arginine deiminase, with protein sequence MTAIQVTSEINKLEKVLVHRPGDELLNLTPNTLEELLFDDIPDLKLAQEEHDRFTDILRDNGVEVLYLEDLVAEALDQNDGLREQFLDQYLEETGVTDEEILRKSRELLEGISDTKEFVEKTMAGITLLEIGHFSEEELKNMGEKGNYLAINPMPNLYFTRDPFATIGNGASINTMFSETRNRETIYGDYIFRYHNDYKDQVPNYYGRGKDYHIEGGDELIISDKTLLIGISQRTEFEAIKDLAKNIFFGEDGNTIETIYALNIPVNRAFMHLDTVFTRIDHDAFTYHPGIMQTLKIYKITKGDNDINIEEKSGEFEDILAEIAGVEKVRLIACGNGDPIAAEREQWNDGSNTLAIAPGEVVVYKRNTVTNAALKEAGIKVHELDASNLTVGRGGPRCMSMPFVRSLD encoded by the coding sequence ATGACAGCTATACAAGTAACAAGCGAAATTAATAAACTTGAAAAAGTTTTAGTACACAGACCAGGAGATGAATTATTAAACTTAACTCCAAATACATTGGAAGAATTATTATTTGATGATATTCCAGATCTAAAACTTGCTCAAGAAGAACACGATAGATTCACAGATATTCTTAGAGATAATGGCGTTGAAGTACTTTATCTTGAAGATTTAGTTGCTGAAGCACTTGATCAAAATGATGGATTAAGAGAACAATTCTTAGATCAATACCTTGAAGAAACTGGTGTAACAGATGAAGAAATATTAAGAAAATCTAGAGAATTACTAGAAGGAATTTCTGATACTAAAGAATTTGTTGAAAAAACTATGGCTGGTATCACACTTCTAGAAATAGGCCACTTTAGTGAAGAAGAACTTAAAAACATGGGTGAAAAAGGTAACTACCTTGCAATCAACCCAATGCCAAACCTATACTTCACAAGGGACCCATTTGCTACAATTGGCAATGGTGCATCTATAAATACAATGTTCTCTGAAACACGTAATAGAGAAACAATTTATGGAGATTATATCTTTAGATACCACAATGATTATAAAGATCAAGTTCCAAATTATTATGGTAGAGGCAAAGATTACCACATAGAAGGTGGAGATGAATTAATCATTTCTGATAAAACATTACTAATTGGTATTTCTCAAAGAACAGAATTTGAAGCTATAAAAGATTTGGCTAAAAATATTTTCTTTGGCGAAGATGGAAATACAATAGAAACAATTTATGCACTAAACATTCCGGTAAATAGAGCATTTATGCACTTAGATACTGTATTTACAAGAATAGACCACGATGCGTTCACATACCACCCAGGTATTATGCAAACACTAAAAATCTACAAAATCACAAAAGGTGACAATGATATAAACATTGAAGAAAAATCTGGTGAATTTGAAGATATTTTAGCTGAAATCGCTGGTGTAGAAAAAGTTAGACTTATAGCTTGTGGTAATGGGGACCCAATTGCAGCTGAACGTGAACAATGGAATGATGGATCAAACACATTAGCAATTGCACCTGGTGAAGTAGTTGTTTATAAGAGAAATACAGTTACAAATGCTGCACTAAAAGAAGCAGGAATCAAAGTACACGAACTAGACGCATCAAACTTAACAGTAGGCCGTGGTGGTCCAAGATGTATGTCAATGCCATTTGTAAGAAGCCTAGACTAA
- the argF gene encoding ornithine carbamoyltransferase gives MPVNLQGRSFLTLSDYTEAEINYLLDLSAQFKNLKLSRTPHKYLEGKNIVLLFEKTSTRTRCSFEVAGRDLGMGVTYLDPGSSQMGKKESIEDTAKVLGRFYDGIEYRGFDQSLVQALADNSGVPVWNGLTDDFHPTQMIADMMTIKENFGYLKKLNFVFMGDCRNNVSNSLLITCAKLGVNYTGCGPKELWPTQELIDEAKKYAEVHGSTINFTEDVKEGVSGAHVIYTDIWVSMGEPDEVWEQRIEQLHPYQVNQKVMDMADEDAIFMHCLPSFHDLKTVVGEDVYEKFGDKYELNGMEVTDDVFLSNKSKVFDEAENRMHSIKAVMYATLK, from the coding sequence ATGCCAGTAAATTTACAAGGAAGATCTTTCCTAACATTAAGTGATTACACAGAAGCAGAAATAAACTATCTATTAGACCTATCTGCTCAATTCAAAAACCTAAAACTATCAAGAACACCACACAAATACCTAGAAGGTAAGAACATCGTTCTATTATTTGAAAAAACATCAACAAGAACACGTTGCTCATTTGAAGTTGCAGGTCGTGACCTTGGTATGGGAGTAACATACCTAGATCCAGGTTCAAGCCAAATGGGTAAAAAAGAATCAATCGAAGATACTGCTAAGGTACTTGGTAGATTCTATGATGGTATCGAATATAGAGGATTTGATCAATCACTAGTTCAAGCACTTGCTGATAACTCTGGTGTTCCAGTTTGGAATGGTCTAACAGATGACTTCCACCCAACACAAATGATTGCTGACATGATGACAATCAAAGAAAACTTTGGATACCTAAAGAAATTAAACTTTGTATTCATGGGTGACTGCAGAAACAACGTATCAAACTCACTATTAATCACATGTGCTAAACTTGGTGTTAACTACACAGGTTGTGGTCCAAAAGAATTATGGCCAACACAAGAGCTAATAGATGAAGCTAAGAAATATGCAGAAGTTCACGGTTCAACAATCAACTTTACAGAAGATGTTAAAGAAGGTGTAAGCGGAGCTCACGTTATCTATACAGATATCTGGGTATCAATGGGTGAACCAGACGAAGTATGGGAACAAAGAATTGAACAACTTCACCCATACCAAGTAAACCAAAAAGTAATGGACATGGCTGATGAAGATGCTATATTCATGCACTGCCTACCATCATTCCACGACCTTAAAACAGTAGTTGGTGAAGATGTTTACGAAAAATTCGGTGATAAATACGAATTAAACGGCATGGAAGTTACAGACGATGTATTCCTTTCAAACAAATCAAAAGTATTTGATGAAGCTGAAAACAGAATGCACTCAATCAAAGCTGTAATGTATGCAACACTTAAATAA
- the arcC gene encoding carbamate kinase translates to MSKKRLVIALGGNALGKTPEEQLELVTKTAESIVDLSEEYDLAIGHGNGPQVGMINNAFEYAALNGAGTPAMPFPECGAMSQGYIGYHLQQSVRNELKKRGINKNVATVLTQVLVDENDEAFKNPTKPIGSFMTKEEADEIAKEKGYTFVEDAGRGYRRVVASPIPKEIVELDVVNSLIENDNIVITVGGGGIPVIDKEDKLEGIPAVIDKDRSSALLAEELEADMLVILTAVDQVMINFGKENEEAIKEMTLEEAEKYIGEEQFAKGSMLPKVEACMEFVENTENGIALITSLEKAAEALKGQTGTIIKK, encoded by the coding sequence ATGAGCAAAAAAAGATTAGTTATCGCTCTTGGGGGTAATGCTTTAGGCAAAACCCCTGAAGAGCAATTAGAATTAGTAACAAAGACAGCTGAATCAATTGTAGATTTATCAGAAGAATATGATCTTGCAATAGGTCATGGTAATGGTCCACAAGTTGGTATGATTAACAATGCTTTCGAATATGCAGCATTAAATGGAGCTGGCACACCGGCTATGCCTTTCCCAGAATGTGGAGCTATGAGCCAAGGATATATTGGATATCACCTTCAACAATCAGTAAGAAACGAGCTTAAAAAACGTGGCATTAACAAAAATGTTGCAACTGTATTAACTCAAGTTCTTGTTGATGAAAATGATGAAGCATTCAAAAATCCAACAAAACCAATTGGTTCATTCATGACTAAAGAAGAAGCTGACGAAATAGCTAAAGAAAAAGGATACACCTTTGTAGAAGATGCTGGCCGTGGCTATAGAAGAGTTGTAGCAAGCCCTATTCCAAAGGAAATTGTAGAACTTGATGTCGTAAATAGCCTAATCGAAAATGACAATATCGTTATAACTGTTGGTGGTGGTGGTATTCCAGTAATTGATAAAGAAGACAAATTAGAAGGAATCCCAGCAGTAATCGACAAAGATAGATCTTCTGCTCTACTTGCTGAAGAACTAGAAGCTGATATGCTTGTAATCCTTACAGCAGTTGACCAAGTTATGATTAACTTTGGTAAAGAAAATGAAGAAGCTATCAAAGAAATGACCCTAGAAGAAGCTGAAAAATATATTGGTGAAGAACAATTCGCAAAAGGCTCAATGCTACCAAAAGTAGAAGCTTGTATGGAATTTGTTGAAAACACTGAAAATGGTATTGCTCTTATTACTTCTTTAGAAAAAGCAGCAGAAGCTTTAAAAGGACAAACAGGAACAATCATAAAAAAATAA
- a CDS encoding YfcC family protein: MAENKGKKKKRSLSAFSILMIVLAVVCLFSLLLNGSPISSSIIETLDPEKYGEMIDTVNSGGTVAVQSASLSDFVMAIPNGFINAADLIIFIFGIGGFIGTMMSTGALEAGIYNLVGKMKGKENKLIGILMFLFSLGGTTYGMAEETIGFYPLITAAMVAAGFDTAVAAGTVLLGAGAGVLGSTINPFATGAAMGALSSVGIEPNATTIMIVGVILWLTTLAVVAKFVISYAKKVQENRANTVLSSDEVAEMDAVYGQEKDQGLVFTKQHKHVLIVFAIAFVVMILSLISYVDINFAGDEDAYMNAFGWSKFLTGQPLGKWYFAELGSWFILASIIIAIVARMSEKEFVDQFIAGAADLLSVALIIAVARGITVVMNQTHLDFYILDKASNMLRGVPAFVFVPLSYLVYMLLSFLVPSTSGLAALSVPVMGSLANALGFNPSIMIMIFCGACGLINFVTPTSGVVMGGLAAARVEYSTYLKWVKKPFFIVMVLNIIILSICMMVF; this comes from the coding sequence ATGGCAGAAAATAAGGGGAAAAAGAAAAAACGTTCTCTTAGCGCTTTCTCAATACTGATGATAGTTCTTGCTGTTGTTTGTCTATTTTCATTGTTATTAAATGGATCCCCAATCAGTTCTAGCATTATAGAAACTCTAGATCCAGAAAAATACGGTGAAATGATAGATACAGTAAACAGTGGAGGAACTGTTGCAGTTCAAAGTGCAAGTCTATCAGATTTTGTTATGGCTATACCAAATGGTTTTATTAATGCAGCTGATCTTATTATCTTCATCTTTGGTATAGGTGGTTTCATCGGAACAATGATGTCAACAGGAGCTCTAGAAGCAGGAATTTATAACCTTGTTGGCAAAATGAAGGGTAAAGAAAATAAACTTATCGGCATTTTAATGTTTTTATTCTCACTCGGTGGAACAACTTATGGTATGGCAGAAGAAACAATTGGTTTCTATCCATTAATCACAGCAGCAATGGTAGCTGCAGGATTTGATACAGCAGTAGCTGCAGGTACTGTATTATTAGGTGCAGGAGCAGGTGTATTAGGTTCTACAATCAACCCATTTGCAACAGGTGCAGCTATGGGTGCACTTTCATCTGTAGGAATTGAACCAAATGCTACCACAATAATGATTGTTGGTGTTATACTTTGGTTAACAACACTAGCAGTAGTAGCAAAATTTGTAATTTCTTACGCTAAAAAGGTTCAGGAAAATAGAGCTAATACAGTTCTAAGCTCAGATGAAGTTGCTGAAATGGATGCAGTTTATGGTCAAGAAAAAGACCAAGGTCTTGTATTTACAAAACAACACAAACATGTACTTATAGTATTCGCAATTGCATTCGTAGTTATGATTCTATCACTTATTTCTTATGTTGATATCAACTTTGCCGGCGATGAAGATGCTTATATGAACGCATTTGGTTGGTCAAAATTCCTAACAGGACAACCTTTAGGTAAGTGGTACTTTGCTGAGCTAGGTTCTTGGTTTATACTTGCAAGTATCATAATTGCTATAGTAGCTCGTATGAGTGAAAAAGAATTTGTTGATCAATTCATAGCTGGTGCAGCAGACCTATTATCTGTAGCATTAATCATTGCAGTAGCACGTGGTATCACAGTTGTTATGAATCAAACTCACCTTGACTTCTATATCCTAGATAAAGCAAGCAATATGCTTAGAGGTGTACCAGCATTTGTATTCGTGCCACTTTCATACCTAGTGTATATGCTACTAAGCTTCTTAGTACCATCTACATCAGGACTAGCAGCACTATCTGTTCCAGTAATGGGATCACTTGCAAATGCACTTGGATTTAACCCAAGCATTATGATTATGATATTCTGTGGAGCTTGCGGTCTTATAAACTTTGTTACTCCAACATCAGGAGTAGTAATGGGTGGACTTGCAGCTGCAAGAGTAGAATACTCAACATACCTAAAATGGGTTAAAAAACCATTCTTTATAGTAATGGTTCTAAATATTATAATATTATCAATTTGTATGATGGTATTTTAA
- a CDS encoding YfcC family protein produces the protein MKEKNKKKKKESLTAFSIIMIVLALVCLSSLFIKGAKINDAIILELNKDKYAELINQVESGNPVRVKSAQISDFIMAIPRGFIDAADLIFFIIAVGGFIELMMKTGALEAGINRLISKMQGSENKLIITLMSLFSLGGTTYGMGEEAIGFYPLLTTTMVAAGFDSLVGIATILWGCTAGTMGSTLNPFSTGAAMSALSSVGIEPDTNLVMLVGAIIWLVTIIVAIVFVNRYAKKLLKDKSKSALTDQELELMHKSFDSKNDDDVEFNKKHKRVLFVFAIGFAIMILSLISYEDLFFAGNRAGFEKFFSWTRFLTGEYFGKWYFKDLGAWFVVMSVGVSLVAGLSEKEFMDTFIKGAQGIISVGIILAIARGVSIVMADTHMDFYILDRASKLLSGMPGFVFVPLSYIIFMFVGILVPSSSGLAALSIPVMGPLASALGFNPNIMIGIFTAGLGSTLLLAPTSPMLMAGLELSKIEYGSYLKWAIKYVITIAIIHIIILSIAIYIL, from the coding sequence ATGAAAGAAAAGAACAAGAAAAAGAAAAAAGAGTCTCTAACGGCCTTTTCTATAATAATGATAGTACTGGCCTTGGTATGCTTATCATCCCTATTTATAAAGGGAGCAAAAATCAATGATGCTATAATACTAGAGCTTAATAAGGATAAGTATGCTGAGCTTATAAATCAAGTTGAAAGTGGTAATCCTGTCAGGGTCAAATCTGCCCAAATATCTGACTTCATCATGGCAATACCTAGAGGATTTATAGATGCTGCTGACTTGATATTTTTTATAATAGCTGTTGGTGGATTTATAGAATTGATGATGAAAACAGGGGCCTTAGAAGCTGGGATAAACCGCCTTATAAGCAAGATGCAGGGATCAGAAAATAAATTAATAATAACCCTTATGAGCCTATTTTCCCTTGGTGGAACAACCTATGGTATGGGAGAAGAAGCCATAGGATTTTATCCCTTGCTAACAACTACCATGGTTGCCGCAGGTTTTGACTCGCTTGTGGGGATAGCGACTATCCTTTGGGGATGTACTGCAGGAACAATGGGATCAACCTTAAATCCTTTTTCAACAGGAGCTGCCATGAGTGCCCTATCATCAGTCGGAATAGAACCTGATACTAATCTGGTAATGCTAGTTGGGGCTATAATATGGCTAGTAACTATTATAGTGGCCATAGTTTTTGTAAATAGGTATGCAAAAAAATTATTAAAAGATAAATCAAAATCTGCTCTAACAGACCAAGAGCTAGAACTTATGCACAAAAGTTTTGATAGCAAAAATGACGATGACGTTGAATTTAACAAAAAACACAAAAGAGTCTTATTTGTATTTGCTATAGGCTTTGCAATAATGATATTATCCTTGATATCATATGAAGACTTATTTTTTGCAGGAAATAGGGCAGGATTTGAGAAGTTTTTTTCTTGGACTAGGTTTTTGACAGGTGAATACTTTGGTAAATGGTATTTTAAGGATTTGGGTGCCTGGTTTGTTGTAATGAGTGTAGGGGTTTCTCTAGTAGCTGGCCTATCTGAGAAAGAATTTATGGATACCTTTATCAAAGGAGCCCAGGGGATTATATCAGTTGGTATAATCTTGGCCATAGCCCGTGGAGTATCCATAGTTATGGCTGATACCCACATGGATTTTTATATCCTTGATAGGGCAAGCAAGCTTTTAAGTGGCATGCCTGGATTTGTCTTTGTACCCCTATCCTACATCATTTTTATGTTCGTAGGTATCTTGGTTCCATCATCATCTGGCCTTGCCGCCCTATCTATCCCGGTAATGGGTCCATTGGCTAGTGCTCTAGGCTTTAACCCAAATATAATGATAGGTATATTTACTGCAGGACTAGGTAGTACCCTTTTACTAGCACCGACATCACCAATGTTGATGGCAGGACTAGAACTTAGCAAAATAGAGTATGGGTCTTATCTAAAGTGGGCAATTAAGTATGTAATAACCATTGCAATAATCCATATCATAATCCTATCCATTGCCATATATATTTTATAG
- a CDS encoding B3/B4 domain-containing protein, whose product MTKFIADSSFFELFPDAKIGVVIAKGIENNESSSREIKDMLNEANEKAYDYLTEPVFSENKVIKVWRDAFKKFKSKKGARCAIEALLKRVDKGNPVGSINPLVDIYNAVSLSYAIPAGAEDFDKFDGDMVLKITEGGDKFQALGDDNESETYPGELAYVDDTGAICRCFNWRDGVRTMITEDTKNAVLIMESIDPDRDEDHKEALNTMAKSFEKYLNCQTEIKILTKNEPEITLK is encoded by the coding sequence ATGACCAAATTTATCGCAGATTCATCCTTTTTCGAACTATTCCCAGATGCAAAAATTGGAGTAGTTATAGCAAAAGGAATTGAAAACAATGAATCTTCTAGTAGAGAAATAAAAGATATGCTTAATGAAGCAAACGAAAAAGCTTATGATTACTTAACTGAACCAGTTTTTTCTGAAAATAAAGTAATAAAGGTATGGAGAGATGCATTCAAGAAATTTAAAAGCAAAAAAGGTGCAAGATGTGCTATAGAAGCCCTACTAAAAAGAGTAGACAAAGGCAATCCTGTTGGTTCAATCAACCCATTAGTTGACATTTACAATGCCGTTTCATTATCCTACGCTATTCCGGCTGGCGCTGAAGATTTTGATAAGTTTGATGGTGATATGGTATTAAAAATCACTGAAGGTGGAGACAAATTCCAAGCATTGGGAGATGATAACGAATCTGAAACATATCCTGGTGAACTAGCATATGTAGATGATACCGGTGCAATTTGCAGATGTTTTAACTGGAGAGATGGCGTTCGTACAATGATTACAGAAGATACAAAAAACGCTGTTTTAATAATGGAATCCATTGACCCAGATAGAGACGAAGACCATAAGGAAGCATTAAATACTATGGCAAAAAGTTTTGAAAAATATCTTAATTGCCAAACAGAAATCAAGATTCTTACAAAAAATGAACCAGAAATAACATTAAAATAG